A portion of the Roseovarius sp. SCSIO 43702 genome contains these proteins:
- a CDS encoding LysR family transcriptional regulator, with protein sequence MADFTLKQLEYLLACVDEGSVAGAAARLNVSQPTISVAIAKLEARLGVQLLLRHHAQGVTLTGAGADLVPMARNLVAQAEDLGRAAQEAGQGVRGRLRVGALSTLAPKVLPRVIRVMGERHPGVAVDIREGGQAEILRSLYAGRLDLAVLYDIDLPPDLALETMPAQSPYVALPEGHRLAEREEIALEDLVDEPLILLDMPPSRDFFLNFFRARGLEPRIAQTSPSMEVVRGLVAQGLGYSILVTRPAGDLSYDGRRLIIRALRDCPTQSAIVIARPGGLRETRAMAAFTEIAGEHLR encoded by the coding sequence ATGGCCGATTTCACGCTGAAGCAACTGGAATACCTGCTGGCCTGTGTCGACGAGGGCTCGGTCGCGGGCGCGGCGGCGCGGCTCAACGTCTCGCAGCCCACGATCTCGGTCGCGATCGCCAAGCTCGAGGCGCGGCTTGGTGTCCAGCTCCTGCTGCGTCACCACGCGCAGGGCGTCACGCTGACCGGCGCGGGAGCCGACCTCGTGCCGATGGCACGCAACCTGGTGGCGCAGGCCGAGGACCTGGGCCGTGCCGCGCAGGAGGCGGGGCAGGGCGTGCGCGGACGGCTGAGGGTCGGGGCGCTCTCGACGCTTGCGCCGAAGGTGCTGCCGCGCGTGATCCGCGTGATGGGCGAGCGGCATCCGGGGGTCGCGGTCGACATTCGCGAGGGCGGACAGGCGGAGATCCTGCGCAGTCTCTATGCCGGGCGGCTCGACCTCGCGGTGCTCTACGATATCGACCTGCCGCCCGACCTCGCGCTCGAGACGATGCCGGCACAATCGCCCTACGTGGCCCTCCCCGAGGGGCACCGGCTTGCGGAGCGGGAAGAGATCGCGCTCGAGGACCTGGTGGACGAGCCGCTCATCCTGCTCGACATGCCGCCCAGCCGCGACTTCTTTCTCAATTTCTTTCGTGCGCGCGGTCTCGAGCCGCGGATCGCGCAGACGTCGCCCTCGATGGAGGTGGTGCGCGGTCTCGTGGCGCAGGGGCTTGGCTATTCCATCCTCGTCACGCGGCCCGCGGGCGATCTGAGCTATGACGGGCGCCGCCTGATCATCCGCGCGCTGCGGGATTGCCCGACACAAAGCGCCATCGTGATCGCGCGGCCCGGTGGTCTGCGCGAGACACGGGCCATGGCGGCGTTCACCGAGATCGCGGGCGAACATCTGCGGTGA
- a CDS encoding winged helix-turn-helix domain-containing protein, with translation MSAPLRIRNRDARRLWLDVNGLAETPTGPLDVAAIIRRLGFVQIDTIRNVTRAHNHILWSRNQNYREGMLWPLLERDRAVFEHFTHDASLIPMEVLPYWQRQFRRLGEKAAAHEWYRSGLGRDQIAAIRDRIAREGALSTHAFDTTAASREMWARPPHKKALDQMWYAGELATAHRRNFVKYYDLAERVFPARLGDAPADAEQVDWLCRAALDRIGIGSPGEVQRFWAAATAREVRDWCAAARYTVRVEVEGADGRWTAALAAPDIETRLSTAPAPTSRLRILNPFDPAVRDRNRLERLFGFDYRNEMFVPASKRRWGYYVYPLLEADRFVGRIEVKADRARDLMRVTGFWPEPRVRWGTARHEKLAAELARFARLAGVRQLQWEVAALT, from the coding sequence ATGTCCGCGCCCCTCCGCATCCGCAATCGCGACGCCCGCCGCCTCTGGCTGGACGTGAACGGCCTCGCCGAGACGCCCACCGGCCCGCTCGACGTGGCCGCCATCATCCGGCGCCTCGGTTTCGTGCAGATCGACACGATCCGCAACGTGACGCGTGCACACAATCACATCCTCTGGTCGCGCAACCAGAATTATCGCGAGGGGATGCTCTGGCCGCTGCTGGAACGCGACCGCGCCGTCTTCGAGCATTTCACCCACGACGCCTCGCTCATCCCGATGGAGGTGCTGCCCTACTGGCAAAGACAGTTCCGGCGGCTGGGCGAGAAGGCCGCCGCGCATGAATGGTATCGCTCGGGCCTCGGCCGCGATCAGATCGCGGCGATCCGCGACCGCATCGCACGCGAGGGTGCGCTCTCGACCCACGCCTTCGACACGACGGCCGCCAGCCGCGAGATGTGGGCGCGCCCGCCGCACAAGAAGGCGCTCGACCAGATGTGGTATGCGGGCGAGCTCGCCACCGCGCACCGCAGGAACTTCGTGAAATACTACGACCTGGCCGAGCGCGTCTTTCCCGCCCGTCTGGGCGACGCGCCCGCCGATGCCGAGCAGGTCGACTGGCTGTGCCGCGCGGCGCTCGACCGGATCGGCATCGGCAGTCCGGGCGAGGTTCAGCGGTTCTGGGCCGCCGCGACGGCACGGGAGGTGCGCGACTGGTGCGCCGCGGCGCGATATACCGTCCGGGTCGAGGTCGAGGGCGCGGACGGTCGGTGGACGGCCGCCCTCGCCGCCCCCGATATCGAAACGCGTCTCTCCACCGCACCGGCCCCCACGTCACGGCTGCGCATCCTCAACCCGTTCGACCCGGCGGTGCGTGATCGCAACCGTCTCGAACGCCTCTTCGGCTTCGACTACCGCAACGAGATGTTCGTGCCCGCCTCGAAACGGCGCTGGGGCTACTATGTCTATCCCCTGCTCGAAGCGGATCGCTTCGTCGGCCGGATCGAGGTGAAGGCGGATCGCGCCCGCGATCTCATGCGCGTGACCGGCTTCTGGCCCGAACCGCGCGTCAGGTGGGGCACCGCGCGGCACGAGAAGCTCGCCGCGGAGCTCGCGCGGTTCGCGCGCCTCGCCGGCGTCCGGCAGTTGCAATGGGAGGTGGCCGCCCTCACGTGA
- the panB gene encoding 3-methyl-2-oxobutanoate hydroxymethyltransferase: MSATAKKTAPLPDDIRAMKGGTPIVSLTAYTTPMAQMMDAHCDLVLVGDSVGMVLHGLTSTLGVTMEMMILHGQAVARGLSRAMMVVDMPFGSYEESPEQAFRNAARIMRETGAGAVKLEGGTHMAETIAFLVARGVPVMAHVGLTPQSINTLGGYKVQGRDAAAEKLMADARAVAGAGAFSVVLEKVPAVLADRITAEIDIPTIGIGASAGCDGQILVVDDMLGLFTAFKPKFVKRFGNLGEDGEAAIAAYAAEVRARTFPAEEHTFAAETPRKAKDK, encoded by the coding sequence ATGAGTGCCACCGCAAAGAAGACCGCGCCGTTGCCGGACGACATCCGCGCGATGAAGGGCGGCACGCCGATCGTGAGCCTGACCGCCTACACCACGCCGATGGCACAGATGATGGACGCGCATTGCGATCTCGTGCTGGTGGGGGACAGCGTGGGCATGGTGCTGCACGGGCTGACCTCGACCCTCGGGGTGACGATGGAGATGATGATCCTGCACGGGCAGGCCGTGGCGCGCGGGCTGAGCCGGGCGATGATGGTCGTCGACATGCCCTTCGGCAGCTACGAGGAAAGCCCCGAGCAGGCCTTTCGCAACGCCGCGCGGATCATGCGCGAGACCGGCGCGGGGGCGGTGAAGCTCGAGGGCGGGACGCACATGGCCGAGACCATCGCCTTTCTCGTCGCCCGTGGCGTTCCGGTGATGGCGCATGTGGGCCTCACGCCGCAGTCGATCAACACCCTGGGCGGCTACAAGGTGCAGGGCCGCGATGCCGCCGCCGAGAAGCTCATGGCGGATGCGCGCGCGGTGGCCGGGGCGGGCGCGTTCTCGGTCGTGCTCGAGAAGGTGCCGGCCGTGCTGGCCGACCGTATCACCGCCGAGATCGACATTCCCACCATCGGCATCGGGGCATCGGCCGGATGCGACGGGCAGATCCTCGTGGTGGACGACATGCTGGGGCTGTTCACCGCGTTCAAGCCGAAATTCGTGAAGCGCTTCGGCAACCTGGGCGAGGATGGCGAGGCCGCGATCGCCGCCTACGCCGCCGAGGTGCGCGCCCGCACCTTCCCGGCCGAGGAACATACCTTCGCCGCCGAGACCCCGAGGAAGGCCAAGGACAAATGA
- the panC gene encoding pantoate--beta-alanine ligase has protein sequence MTAPIVRRVSELRALTREWVMAGERIGVVPTMGALHDGHLSLVAAAKKTCDRVIVTIFVNPKQFNNPEDLKTYPRTEEEDARKLARFDVDAIFVPEGDEMYPEGFSTTVSVAGLTDVMDGVHRPGHFDGVATVVAKLFLQTSATDAFFGEKDFQQLQVVRRMARDLDMGVTVHGCPTIREIDGLAMSSRNLLLSDRARTLAPRLFEEMEGIVEGVRGGGAFGDLRETAIARLQKSGFGEVDYLEMRANDDLGLLAAPDRPARLFAAAWLAGVRLIDNIAV, from the coding sequence ATGACAGCGCCTATCGTCAGGCGGGTGTCCGAGTTGCGCGCGCTGACCCGCGAATGGGTCATGGCGGGCGAGCGGATCGGCGTGGTGCCGACAATGGGCGCGCTGCATGACGGGCACCTGTCGCTGGTCGCGGCGGCCAAGAAGACCTGTGACCGCGTGATCGTGACGATCTTCGTCAACCCCAAGCAGTTCAACAATCCCGAGGATCTCAAGACCTATCCCCGCACCGAGGAAGAGGACGCGCGCAAGCTGGCCCGCTTCGATGTGGACGCGATCTTCGTACCCGAGGGGGACGAGATGTACCCGGAGGGCTTCTCGACCACCGTGTCGGTCGCCGGCCTGACGGACGTGATGGACGGCGTGCATCGGCCCGGTCATTTCGACGGGGTGGCGACGGTGGTGGCGAAGCTCTTTCTCCAGACATCGGCGACGGACGCCTTCTTCGGCGAGAAGGACTTCCAGCAGCTCCAGGTCGTGCGCCGCATGGCGCGCGATCTCGACATGGGCGTGACGGTGCATGGGTGCCCCACGATCCGCGAGATCGACGGGCTGGCCATGTCGTCGCGCAACCTGCTTCTGTCGGATCGCGCCCGGACGCTCGCGCCGCGCCTCTTCGAGGAGATGGAGGGGATCGTCGAGGGCGTGAGGGGCGGCGGCGCGTTCGGCGATTTGCGCGAGACGGCCATCGCTCGGTTGCAGAAAAGCGGTTTCGGCGAGGTCGATTACCTCGAGATGCGGGCGAATGACGACCTGGGGCTTCTGGCCGCGCCCGACCGGCCCGCGCGCCTGTTCGCGGCGGCGTGGCTGGCGGGTGTGCGGCTCATCGACAACATCGCGGTCTAG
- the serA gene encoding phosphoglycerate dehydrogenase, which translates to MPPKVLVSDKLSETAVQIFRDRGIDVDFMPDLGKDKEKLAEIIGDYDGLAIRSATKVTPKILDRATNLKVIGRAGIGTDNIDKDAASKKGVIVMNTPFGNMITTAEHAIALMFAVARQIPEASASTHAGKWEKSRFMGTELTAKTLGVIGAGNIGGIVCARALGLRMKVIAYDPFLSQEKADKMGVEKVELDELIARSDFITLHVPLTDQTRNILSKERLARTKPGVRIINCARGGLVDEAALAELLKSGHVAGAGFDVFEVEPATDSPLFGLPNVVCTPHLGAATTEAQENVAIQVAEQISDYLLTGAVTNALNMPSVTAEEAKVMGPWIQLAGHLGNFIGQMTDEPIKAINILYDGVVASMNLEALTCAAVAGIMKSVNPEVNMVSAPVTARERGIKISTTHQDKSGVFDGYIKLTVVTAERERSIGGTVFSDGKPRFIQIKGINIDAEIGPHMLYTTNTDEPGIIGVLGQTMAENGVNIANFTLGRATAGGEAIALLYVDAKVSDEVIGKLRETGKFRQIRPLEFDVA; encoded by the coding sequence ATGCCCCCCAAGGTTCTCGTTTCCGACAAGCTTTCCGAAACCGCCGTCCAGATATTCCGCGATCGCGGCATCGACGTGGATTTCATGCCCGACCTCGGCAAGGACAAGGAAAAACTCGCCGAGATCATCGGCGATTACGACGGCCTCGCCATCCGCTCGGCCACCAAGGTCACGCCCAAGATCCTCGACCGCGCCACCAATCTCAAGGTGATCGGCCGCGCCGGGATCGGCACCGACAACATCGACAAGGACGCCGCGTCGAAAAAGGGCGTGATCGTCATGAACACGCCTTTCGGCAACATGATCACCACCGCCGAGCACGCCATCGCGCTCATGTTCGCCGTCGCGCGCCAGATCCCCGAAGCCAGCGCTTCGACCCATGCGGGCAAGTGGGAGAAGTCGCGCTTCATGGGCACCGAGCTCACGGCCAAGACGCTGGGCGTCATCGGCGCGGGCAATATCGGCGGCATCGTCTGCGCGCGTGCGCTGGGGCTCCGGATGAAGGTCATCGCCTACGACCCGTTCCTCAGCCAGGAGAAGGCCGACAAGATGGGCGTCGAGAAGGTGGAGCTCGACGAGTTGATCGCGCGCTCCGACTTCATCACGCTGCATGTCCCGCTGACCGACCAGACCCGCAATATCCTGTCGAAGGAACGCCTTGCCCGGACCAAGCCGGGCGTGCGGATCATCAACTGCGCACGCGGCGGGCTGGTGGACGAGGCCGCGCTGGCCGAGCTTCTGAAATCGGGTCACGTCGCCGGGGCGGGCTTCGACGTGTTCGAGGTCGAGCCCGCGACCGACAGCCCCCTTTTCGGCCTGCCCAACGTGGTCTGCACGCCGCATCTCGGCGCCGCGACCACCGAGGCGCAGGAAAACGTCGCGATCCAGGTGGCCGAACAGATCTCGGACTACCTGCTCACCGGCGCCGTGACCAACGCGCTCAACATGCCCTCCGTCACCGCCGAGGAGGCCAAGGTCATGGGCCCGTGGATCCAGCTCGCCGGGCACCTGGGCAACTTCATCGGCCAGATGACGGACGAGCCGATCAAGGCCATCAACATCCTCTATGACGGCGTGGTCGCCTCGATGAACCTCGAGGCGCTGACCTGCGCCGCCGTCGCGGGGATCATGAAGTCCGTGAACCCCGAGGTGAACATGGTCTCGGCTCCCGTCACCGCCCGCGAACGCGGCATCAAGATCAGCACCACGCACCAGGACAAGTCGGGCGTGTTCGACGGCTACATCAAGCTTACGGTCGTCACGGCGGAACGCGAGCGCTCCATCGGCGGCACGGTCTTTTCCGACGGCAAGCCGCGCTTCATCCAGATCAAGGGGATCAACATCGACGCCGAGATCGGGCCGCACATGCTCTATACCACCAACACGGACGAGCCCGGCATCATCGGTGTCCTCGGGCAGACCATGGCCGAGAACGGCGTCAACATCGCCAACTTCACCCTGGGCCGGGCGACGGCCGGGGGCGAGGCGATCGCGCTGCTCTACGTGGATGCCAAGGTCTCGGACGAGGTCATCGGCAAGTTGCGCGAGACCGGCAAGTTCCGCCAGATCCGGCCGCTCGAGTTCGACGTCGCCTGA
- a CDS encoding phosphoserine transaminase, with the protein MTDIVEPGTRPENPRFSSGPCAKYPTFDLAALSDAPLGRSHRAALGKARLKAAIDGTREVLGIPDGYRIGIVPASDTGAVEMAMWTMLGARPVEMLAWESFGKGWVTDAVKQLQLDATVREAPYGEIVNLSEVDTDKDVVFTWNGTTSGVRVPNGDWIKPDRAGLTICDATSAAFAQRLPWDKLDVTTFSWQKVLGGEAAHGMIVLSPRAVERLESYTPPWPLPKIFRLTKDGKLIEGIFEGATINTPSMLCVEDYLRALDWARAAGGLEGLRERAYANLAVIQRFVADHDWLRFLARDPAIRSNTSVCLVFGDDRIDDGAAFAKAVAKRLEEKGVAYDIGAYRDAPAGLRIWCGGTVETSDVEALMPWIGWAFETEIAARAATPA; encoded by the coding sequence ATGACCGATATCGTCGAACCCGGCACGCGGCCGGAAAACCCGCGTTTTTCCTCCGGCCCCTGCGCCAAGTATCCCACATTCGACCTTGCCGCCCTCTCGGACGCGCCGCTTGGCCGGTCGCATCGCGCGGCCCTGGGCAAGGCGCGGCTGAAGGCCGCCATCGACGGCACGCGCGAGGTGCTGGGCATCCCCGACGGCTACCGCATCGGCATCGTCCCCGCTTCCGACACCGGCGCCGTCGAGATGGCCATGTGGACCATGCTGGGCGCGCGCCCGGTCGAGATGCTGGCCTGGGAGAGCTTCGGCAAGGGCTGGGTGACCGACGCGGTCAAGCAGCTTCAACTCGACGCGACGGTGCGCGAAGCGCCCTATGGGGAAATCGTTAACCTTTCCGAGGTAGACACGGACAAGGACGTGGTCTTCACGTGGAACGGCACCACCTCGGGCGTGCGCGTCCCCAACGGCGATTGGATCAAACCGGATCGCGCGGGGCTCACGATCTGCGATGCCACCTCTGCGGCCTTCGCGCAGCGTTTGCCGTGGGACAAGCTCGATGTCACGACCTTCTCGTGGCAAAAGGTGCTCGGCGGTGAGGCCGCGCATGGCATGATCGTCCTGTCGCCCCGCGCGGTGGAACGGCTCGAAAGCTATACGCCGCCCTGGCCGCTGCCCAAGATTTTCCGTCTCACCAAGGACGGCAAGCTGATCGAGGGCATCTTCGAGGGCGCCACGATCAACACGCCTTCGATGCTCTGCGTCGAGGATTACCTGCGCGCGCTCGACTGGGCGCGCGCGGCCGGCGGGCTCGAGGGCCTGCGCGAACGCGCCTATGCGAACCTCGCGGTGATCCAGCGTTTCGTGGCCGATCACGACTGGCTCCGCTTCCTCGCCCGCGATCCCGCCATCCGCTCGAACACCTCCGTCTGCCTCGTCTTCGGCGACGACCGCATCGACGACGGCGCCGCCTTCGCCAAGGCCGTCGCCAAACGGCTCGAGGAAAAGGGCGTGGCCTACGACATCGGCGCCTATCGCGATGCGCCCGCCGGCCTTCGGATCTGGTGCGGCGGCACGGTCGAGACGTCGGATGTCGAAGCGCTCATGCCGTGGATCGGCTGGGCCTTCGAGACCGAGATCGCCGCTCGTGCGGCCACGCCGGCCTGA
- the serB gene encoding phosphoserine phosphatase SerB — protein MKIVTLIAQPGGLQPALVESLRNAWGGGDALWLAPDEAAEFAVADVPGNRWDVWESLQADAVDLIVQPAENRAKSMLLADMDSTMIEQECIDELADEAGVGAHVREVTRRAMNGELDFEGALVERVALMKGLEAGVIERVLDARITHMPGAATLLATMRAKGAYTALVSGGFTQFTERVAAALGFDENRANTLVIKDNLLAGEVRMPILGRAAKVEALEEITARRGLTPDDVIAVGDGANDLGMLHRAGTGVALHAKPSVAAECDVRVNHGDLTALLYLQGYARSEFVTSAPKG, from the coding sequence ATGAAGATCGTGACGCTGATCGCGCAGCCCGGAGGGTTGCAGCCGGCGCTGGTCGAGAGCCTGCGCAACGCGTGGGGCGGGGGTGACGCGCTATGGCTGGCGCCGGACGAGGCGGCGGAATTCGCGGTGGCGGACGTGCCGGGCAATCGCTGGGACGTCTGGGAAAGCCTGCAGGCCGACGCCGTGGACCTGATCGTGCAGCCGGCGGAAAACCGTGCGAAATCAATGCTTCTGGCGGATATGGACAGCACGATGATCGAGCAGGAATGCATCGACGAGCTGGCCGACGAGGCGGGCGTCGGCGCGCATGTGCGCGAGGTGACGCGGCGCGCGATGAACGGCGAGCTGGATTTCGAGGGGGCGCTGGTCGAGCGGGTCGCCCTGATGAAAGGGCTCGAAGCGGGCGTGATCGAGCGGGTGCTGGACGCGCGCATCACCCACATGCCGGGGGCGGCGACGCTGCTGGCGACGATGCGGGCGAAGGGGGCTTACACGGCGCTCGTGTCGGGCGGGTTCACGCAGTTCACCGAGCGCGTGGCGGCCGCGCTGGGCTTCGACGAGAACCGGGCCAACACCCTTGTCATCAAGGACAATCTCCTGGCGGGCGAGGTGCGGATGCCGATCCTCGGGCGGGCGGCGAAGGTCGAGGCGCTCGAGGAGATCACCGCGCGGCGGGGTTTGACGCCCGATGACGTGATCGCCGTGGGCGACGGGGCGAACGACCTAGGCATGTTGCACCGGGCCGGGACGGGGGTGGCGCTTCATGCGAAACCCAGCGTGGCGGCGGAATGCGACGTGCGTGTCAATCACGGCGACCTGACCGCCCTGCTTTACCTGCAGGGCTATGCCAGGTCCGAGTTCGTCACCTCCGCGCCGAAAGGTTAA
- a CDS encoding AI-2E family transporter produces MNHDNTTKAPGTRDETSTIALVVRATLVVLVICGIAAALWFLRHLAFLTFAGILVAVVICHLAAKLRDHLPMPRLLSLGIVVAFIALFITALVMATGPQLVGQFDTLAQRLPDALTGFEEYLRSSRFGTYLVNQIEEPEQGGSWNAMGLITGTFSTIASAITNLFVVIAVALFLAVNPGLYRRGAMALVPPSLEGRTRRFLDEASPGLFHWLLGQLVAMVVVAVLMALGLWWLGMPVFVALGVIAGVTNFIPYFGPFIGGIPAMLIAFSIDPTKALWVGLLIFAVQMLEGNFITPNIQRQATSLPPALIIVTIVAFGALFGFLAMMFATPMLLVLVVAVRIFYVEGVLGKSAPDPD; encoded by the coding sequence ATGAACCACGACAACACGACGAAAGCGCCCGGCACGCGCGACGAGACATCGACCATCGCCCTTGTCGTGCGCGCCACGCTCGTCGTGCTCGTCATCTGCGGCATCGCCGCGGCCCTGTGGTTCCTGCGCCACCTCGCCTTTCTCACCTTCGCGGGCATCCTCGTCGCCGTGGTGATCTGTCACCTCGCGGCCAAGCTGCGCGATCACCTGCCGATGCCGCGGCTCCTGTCCCTCGGCATCGTCGTCGCGTTCATCGCGCTTTTCATCACCGCGCTCGTCATGGCCACCGGCCCGCAGCTCGTCGGCCAGTTCGACACGCTGGCCCAGCGCCTCCCCGACGCGCTGACCGGGTTCGAGGAGTATCTCCGCTCCTCGCGCTTCGGCACCTATCTCGTCAACCAGATCGAGGAGCCCGAGCAGGGCGGAAGCTGGAACGCGATGGGCCTCATCACCGGCACGTTCTCGACCATCGCGAGCGCGATCACCAATCTCTTCGTCGTCATCGCCGTGGCGCTCTTTCTCGCGGTCAATCCCGGCCTCTATCGCCGCGGCGCGATGGCGCTGGTGCCGCCGTCGCTGGAAGGGCGCACGCGCCGGTTCCTCGACGAGGCGAGCCCGGGGCTCTTCCACTGGCTCCTCGGTCAGCTCGTCGCGATGGTCGTGGTGGCGGTGCTGATGGCGCTCGGGCTGTGGTGGCTCGGGATGCCGGTCTTCGTGGCCCTTGGCGTGATCGCCGGGGTCACGAATTTCATTCCCTATTTCGGCCCCTTCATCGGCGGCATCCCCGCCATGCTCATCGCCTTCTCCATCGACCCGACCAAGGCCCTCTGGGTCGGGCTTCTCATCTTCGCGGTGCAGATGCTCGAAGGCAACTTCATCACCCCGAACATCCAGCGCCAGGCGACGTCGCTGCCACCGGCGCTCATCATCGTGACCATCGTCGCCTTCGGCGCGCTCTTCGGCTTCCTCGCCATGATGTTCGCGACGCCCATGCTCCTGGTGCTCGTCGTCGCGGTGCGGATCTTCTACGTCGAGGGCGTGCTCGGCAAATCCGCCCCCGACCCCGACTGA
- a CDS encoding MFS transporter, with protein MTRIVPLAEARHLPFWRRPVTLLFVMAAAMPVAFATWSALLNNFTIEVAGFDGSDIGWLHTVREIPGFLAVGVIAIIIFVREQVLGLVSLALLGVATAVTAWFPSLGGILTITMLSSIGFHYYETVNQSLQLQWLDRARAPKVLGWLTAAASASTLVVYLIIVALWDTLGLTYNIVYLASGGVTAAVAIFALFAYPQFEAPNPQVKKMILRRRYWLYYALQFMAGARRQIFVVFAGFMMVERFGFAVHEVTALFLINLVANMVFAPMMGHAVARFGERRTLIFEYAGLALVFLAYGGIYMFGWGVVLAATLYVVDHILFALALALKTYFQKIADPGDIAPTAAVAFTINHIAAVFLPALLGYLWLVSPQMVFGLAAGMACVSLMLACLIPRHPEPGNETRFSVPLPRPAE; from the coding sequence ATGACCCGGATCGTTCCCCTTGCCGAGGCGCGACACCTGCCGTTCTGGCGCCGCCCCGTGACGCTTCTCTTCGTGATGGCCGCCGCGATGCCAGTGGCCTTTGCCACATGGTCGGCGCTGCTCAACAACTTCACGATCGAGGTGGCGGGGTTCGACGGGTCGGATATCGGCTGGCTGCACACGGTGCGCGAGATCCCGGGCTTCCTTGCCGTGGGGGTGATCGCGATCATCATCTTCGTGCGCGAGCAGGTGCTGGGCCTCGTGTCGCTCGCGCTTCTGGGGGTGGCGACGGCGGTGACGGCGTGGTTTCCCAGCCTGGGCGGGATCCTGACGATCACGATGCTGAGCTCGATCGGGTTTCACTATTACGAGACGGTCAACCAGTCGCTGCAACTGCAATGGCTCGACCGGGCGCGCGCGCCCAAGGTGCTGGGCTGGCTCACGGCGGCGGCCTCGGCCTCGACACTGGTGGTCTATCTCATCATCGTGGCGCTGTGGGACACGCTGGGCCTGACCTACAACATCGTCTATCTCGCCTCGGGCGGGGTGACGGCGGCGGTGGCGATCTTCGCGCTGTTCGCCTACCCGCAGTTCGAGGCGCCGAACCCGCAGGTCAAGAAGATGATCCTGCGCCGCCGCTACTGGCTCTATTACGCGCTGCAGTTCATGGCGGGCGCGCGGCGGCAGATCTTCGTCGTCTTCGCGGGCTTCATGATGGTCGAGCGGTTCGGCTTCGCGGTCCACGAGGTGACGGCGCTTTTCCTGATCAACCTCGTGGCGAACATGGTCTTCGCGCCGATGATGGGCCACGCCGTCGCGCGGTTCGGAGAGCGTCGGACGCTGATCTTCGAATACGCGGGCCTCGCGCTGGTCTTCCTCGCCTATGGCGGCATCTACATGTTCGGCTGGGGCGTGGTTCTGGCCGCGACGCTCTACGTGGTGGATCACATCCTTTTCGCGCTGGCGCTGGCGCTCAAGACCTATTTCCAGAAGATCGCCGATCCGGGCGACATCGCCCCCACCGCCGCCGTGGCCTTCACGATCAACCATATCGCGGCGGTCTTCCTGCCGGCGCTGCTGGGCTATCTCTGGCTCGTCTCGCCGCAGATGGTGTTCGGGCTGGCCGCGGGGATGGCCTGCGTGTCGCTGATGCTGGCCTGTCTCATCCCGCGCCATCCCGAGCCGGGCAACGAGACGCGGTTCTCGGTGCCCCTGCCGCGCCCCGCCGAGTGA